Proteins co-encoded in one Daphnia carinata strain CSIRO-1 chromosome 3, CSIRO_AGI_Dcar_HiC_V3, whole genome shotgun sequence genomic window:
- the LOC130698424 gene encoding aminopeptidase N-like isoform X1: MSSDLIALIIVLAFETPEIEHKTQQLDSRCGQKLSEAMSAVLRLTVTKCRASGIVVIFIACLMAVGLSVYFLAGRAYPTANSCSVSPKRPLPAFGAAPKIAQSVIRLPRTLLPRHYDVRLLPILEKGNFTVLGRVVIDLQCVEETDRIVLHSSDIKVDLKSVQVIEQGDMAKKMLSLESIDYETITEFLIIRLNTKHKVKLAKRTNYTLSMDFVGNLTDTSAGFFRSVYVEDGVERYMAVSQMEPTDARRVFPCFDEPNMKAIFTVTIGRHRDMTALSNMPLIDTTPIDGMQDFYWDHFAPTLLMSTYLVAFVVANFTKIEADVGNANWKFNIHVRTSAVSQAQYAKVIGPKTQAFYEDYFQMPFPLPKQDMIAIPSAFVGAMENWGLLTYGESVLLYDADVSSLDDRQTVVELVTHELAHQWFGNLVTMDWWSDLWLKEGFTSYIECLAAEHVDPSLERLEQFVTSSLHTVMRLDALESSHPISVLVNHPDEIGELFDDISYKKGAAITRMLANFIGAKSFRNGLTNYLRIHQYGNAVQDDLWNAFDKQAELDHVFLPTNVKTIMDTWTLKMGFPVVTVQRDYNSQNVTITQKRFLVRKSNSTTADPTVYLWWTPLTYTTDFRTIGSTWLAENQTSKNLTLEIEIRNDEWVIFNVNETGYYRVNYDARNWQLIAKQLMTNHTAISVINRAQIMNDALNLARAGLLNYEIPLNLTKYLEREDEFLPWEATLTALSYLDSMMQRTPGYGLLKNYVLKILSPLYESLGFINRSSDSHLTGKLRRKVVDSCCSMGHKDCITKATDSYHQWMSDPQNTTIVPAMLKRVVVCTAIRHGGEMEWDFAFKRFRDSNVASEKATLLSSLSCTQESWIIARMLEMCLSPTTGFRTQDALDVIKTLAGNPIGRFLTFNFMREKWLEMTKIFSSIHNLAHVFESVTKAFNTDMELKELSDFVGRNKELLVSAMTRSTQQSIDRVRSNLSWMKQNYRHVVNWLQKANTDATFQRST, encoded by the exons ATGTCTAGTGATTTAATAGCGCTCATCATTGT TTTGGCCTTCGAAACACCGGAAATTGAACATAAG ACACAGCAACTCGACTCGCGTTGCGGGCAAAAATTATCAGAAGCAATGTCCGCTGTTCTTCGCTTGACTGTTACCAAATGTCGTGCTTCGGGAATCGTCGTCATTTTTATCGCTTGTCTTATGGCCGTTGGTCTTTCGGTCTACTTTCTCGCTGGCCGCGCTTACCCAACGGCAAACAGCTGTTCGGTTTCACCAAAGAGGCCGCTTCCTGCTTTCGGAGCTGCGCCTAAAATCGCCCAGAGTGTCATTAGATTACCTCGTACTCTTCTACCTCGCCACTATGACGTCCGCCTCTTGCCCATTTTAGAAAAGGGCAATTTCACTGTCTTGGGTCGGGTAGTCATCGATCTGCAATGCGTAGAAGAAACAGACCGCATCGTTCTCCACAGTTCAGACATCAAGGTTGATCTCAAATCTGTACAg GTCATTGAGCAAGGTGATATGGCAAAAAAGATGTTGTCTTTAGAAAGTATCGATTACGAAACGATAACAGAGTTTCTCATCATTCGTTTAAATACGAAGCATAAAGTCAAGCTGGCCAAAAGAACAAACTACACGCTATCGATGGATTTCGTAGGTAATCTAACTGATACTTCAGCCGGATTTTTCCGCTCTGTTTACGTGGAAGACGGAGTTGAAAG GTACATGGCCGTGTCCCAAATGGAGCCAACGGACGCTAGACGGGTTTTCCCATGCTTCGACGAGCCAAACATGAAGGCCATTTTCACTGTCACCATTGGCCGTCATCGGGACATGACGGCCCTTTCCAATATGCCTCTAATCGATACCACTCCAAT tgATGGAATGCAGGATTTCTATTGGGATCATTTTGCTCCGACTCTGTTGATGTCAACGTATCTAGTGGCGTTCGTGGTGGCTAATTTCACGAAAATTGAGGCTGATGTGGGCAATGCGAATTGGAAATTCAACATCCACGTCCGCACGTCAGCCGTCAGCCAAGCTCA ATATGCCAAAGTCATAGGACCTAAAACTCAGGCATTTTACGAAGATTATTTTCAAATGCCATTTCCTCTGCCTAAGCAAGATATGATTGCCATACCCAGTGCCTTCGTCGGAGCCATGGAGAATTGGGGTCTTTTAACATACGg TGAGAGTGTCCTACTCTACGACGCAGATGTGTCTTCCTTGGACGATCGTCAAACAGTGGTCGAGTTGGTCACTCACGAGCTGGCTCATCAATGGTTTGGCAATCTGGTAACGATGGACTG GTGGAGCGATTTGTGGTTAAAAGAAGGTTTCACCAGTTACATCGAATGCCTTGCAGCGGAACAC GTTGATCCTAGTCTGGAGAGGTTAGAACAATTTGTGACTAGTTCGCTACACACAGTCATGCGATTGGACGCACTCGAATCCAGCCATCCTATCAGCGTACTAGTCAATCATCCTGACGAAATCGGGGAATTATTCGATGACATCTCCTACAAGAAAG GTGCCGCCATTACTCGTATGCTGGCCAATTTTATCGGTGCCAAGTCGTTCAGGAACGGACTCACCAATTACTTGCGGATACA TCAATACGGCAATGCAGTGCAAGATGATCTCTGGAACGCGTTTGACAAACAAGCCGAACTCGACCATGTTTTCCTACCCACCAATGTCAAAACTATTATGGACACGTGGACACTTAAGATGG GTTTCCCAGTTGTAACAGTTCAACGCGATTATAACAGTCAGAACGTTACAATAACGCAG AAACGATTTTTGGTTCGCAAATCTAATTCTACCACCGCCGATCCAACCGTCTACCTTTGGTGGACACCTTTAACTTACACGACAGACTTCCGGACGATTGGATCTACCTGGTTGGCAGAAAACCAAACATCAAAGAATCTCACATTAGAAATTGAAATAAGAAACGATGAATGGGTCATCTTTAATGTCAATGAAACAG GATATTACCGCGTCAATTACGACGCCCGCAATTGGCAATTGATTGCCAAACAATTGATGACGAACCACACAGCCATTTCGGTCATTAATCGAGCGCAAATCATGAATGATGCCCTCAACTTGGCAAGGGCAGGTTTGCTCAATTACGAGATACCCCTCAATTTAACAAAGTACTTGGAACGGGAAGACGAATTTCTACCGTGGGAAGCCACGTTAACAGCGCTCTCTTACCTGGATTCAATGATGCAGCGAACACCTGGCTACGGCCTCCTCAAA AATTACGTCTTGAAGATTCTGTCACCACTTTATGAATCTTTGGGATTCATAAACAGAAGCAGCGATTCCCACTTGACAGGCAAACTACGTCGCAAAGTTGTAGATTCCTGTTGCTCCATGGGCCATAAGGATTGCATCACAAAAGCCACAGATTCCTATCATCAATGGATGTCTGATCCTCAAAATACTAC GATCGTTCCTGCCATGCTGAAACGAGTCGTCGTCTGCACGGCCATACGTCACGGTGGTGAGATGGAATGGGATTTTGCGTTCAAACGTTTCCGTGACAGTAACGTGGCAAGTGAAAAAGCTACTCTTCTTTCCTCGCTGAGTTGCACCCAGGAATCCTGGATTATTGCCAG AATGCTAGAAATGTGCTTGAGTCCCACTACTGGATTTCGGACGCAAGACGCACTCGACGTAATCAAAACGTTGGCGGGCAATCCCATCGGTCGATTCTTGACATTCAATTTCATGCGTGAAAAATGGCTAGAAATGACGAAAAT TTTCAGTTCAATCCATAATTTGGCTCACGTTTTCGAATCCGTGACGAAGGCGTTCAACACCGACATGGAATTAAAAGAG CTGTCAGACTTTGTTGGAAGGAACAAGGAACTTTTGGTGAGCGCGATGACACGTTCTACTCAGCAATCGATCGACAGAGTTAGAAGCAACTTGAGCTGGATGAAACAAAACTATCGGCATGTCGTCAATTGGCTCCAAAAAGCCAACACGGATGCCACCTTTCAACGTAGTACCTGA
- the LOC130698424 gene encoding aminopeptidase N-like isoform X2 — protein sequence MSAVLRLTVTKCRASGIVVIFIACLMAVGLSVYFLAGRAYPTANSCSVSPKRPLPAFGAAPKIAQSVIRLPRTLLPRHYDVRLLPILEKGNFTVLGRVVIDLQCVEETDRIVLHSSDIKVDLKSVQVIEQGDMAKKMLSLESIDYETITEFLIIRLNTKHKVKLAKRTNYTLSMDFVGNLTDTSAGFFRSVYVEDGVERYMAVSQMEPTDARRVFPCFDEPNMKAIFTVTIGRHRDMTALSNMPLIDTTPIDGMQDFYWDHFAPTLLMSTYLVAFVVANFTKIEADVGNANWKFNIHVRTSAVSQAQYAKVIGPKTQAFYEDYFQMPFPLPKQDMIAIPSAFVGAMENWGLLTYGESVLLYDADVSSLDDRQTVVELVTHELAHQWFGNLVTMDWWSDLWLKEGFTSYIECLAAEHVDPSLERLEQFVTSSLHTVMRLDALESSHPISVLVNHPDEIGELFDDISYKKGAAITRMLANFIGAKSFRNGLTNYLRIHQYGNAVQDDLWNAFDKQAELDHVFLPTNVKTIMDTWTLKMGFPVVTVQRDYNSQNVTITQKRFLVRKSNSTTADPTVYLWWTPLTYTTDFRTIGSTWLAENQTSKNLTLEIEIRNDEWVIFNVNETGYYRVNYDARNWQLIAKQLMTNHTAISVINRAQIMNDALNLARAGLLNYEIPLNLTKYLEREDEFLPWEATLTALSYLDSMMQRTPGYGLLKNYVLKILSPLYESLGFINRSSDSHLTGKLRRKVVDSCCSMGHKDCITKATDSYHQWMSDPQNTTIVPAMLKRVVVCTAIRHGGEMEWDFAFKRFRDSNVASEKATLLSSLSCTQESWIIARMLEMCLSPTTGFRTQDALDVIKTLAGNPIGRFLTFNFMREKWLEMTKIFSSIHNLAHVFESVTKAFNTDMELKELSDFVGRNKELLVSAMTRSTQQSIDRVRSNLSWMKQNYRHVVNWLQKANTDATFQRST from the exons ATGTCCGCTGTTCTTCGCTTGACTGTTACCAAATGTCGTGCTTCGGGAATCGTCGTCATTTTTATCGCTTGTCTTATGGCCGTTGGTCTTTCGGTCTACTTTCTCGCTGGCCGCGCTTACCCAACGGCAAACAGCTGTTCGGTTTCACCAAAGAGGCCGCTTCCTGCTTTCGGAGCTGCGCCTAAAATCGCCCAGAGTGTCATTAGATTACCTCGTACTCTTCTACCTCGCCACTATGACGTCCGCCTCTTGCCCATTTTAGAAAAGGGCAATTTCACTGTCTTGGGTCGGGTAGTCATCGATCTGCAATGCGTAGAAGAAACAGACCGCATCGTTCTCCACAGTTCAGACATCAAGGTTGATCTCAAATCTGTACAg GTCATTGAGCAAGGTGATATGGCAAAAAAGATGTTGTCTTTAGAAAGTATCGATTACGAAACGATAACAGAGTTTCTCATCATTCGTTTAAATACGAAGCATAAAGTCAAGCTGGCCAAAAGAACAAACTACACGCTATCGATGGATTTCGTAGGTAATCTAACTGATACTTCAGCCGGATTTTTCCGCTCTGTTTACGTGGAAGACGGAGTTGAAAG GTACATGGCCGTGTCCCAAATGGAGCCAACGGACGCTAGACGGGTTTTCCCATGCTTCGACGAGCCAAACATGAAGGCCATTTTCACTGTCACCATTGGCCGTCATCGGGACATGACGGCCCTTTCCAATATGCCTCTAATCGATACCACTCCAAT tgATGGAATGCAGGATTTCTATTGGGATCATTTTGCTCCGACTCTGTTGATGTCAACGTATCTAGTGGCGTTCGTGGTGGCTAATTTCACGAAAATTGAGGCTGATGTGGGCAATGCGAATTGGAAATTCAACATCCACGTCCGCACGTCAGCCGTCAGCCAAGCTCA ATATGCCAAAGTCATAGGACCTAAAACTCAGGCATTTTACGAAGATTATTTTCAAATGCCATTTCCTCTGCCTAAGCAAGATATGATTGCCATACCCAGTGCCTTCGTCGGAGCCATGGAGAATTGGGGTCTTTTAACATACGg TGAGAGTGTCCTACTCTACGACGCAGATGTGTCTTCCTTGGACGATCGTCAAACAGTGGTCGAGTTGGTCACTCACGAGCTGGCTCATCAATGGTTTGGCAATCTGGTAACGATGGACTG GTGGAGCGATTTGTGGTTAAAAGAAGGTTTCACCAGTTACATCGAATGCCTTGCAGCGGAACAC GTTGATCCTAGTCTGGAGAGGTTAGAACAATTTGTGACTAGTTCGCTACACACAGTCATGCGATTGGACGCACTCGAATCCAGCCATCCTATCAGCGTACTAGTCAATCATCCTGACGAAATCGGGGAATTATTCGATGACATCTCCTACAAGAAAG GTGCCGCCATTACTCGTATGCTGGCCAATTTTATCGGTGCCAAGTCGTTCAGGAACGGACTCACCAATTACTTGCGGATACA TCAATACGGCAATGCAGTGCAAGATGATCTCTGGAACGCGTTTGACAAACAAGCCGAACTCGACCATGTTTTCCTACCCACCAATGTCAAAACTATTATGGACACGTGGACACTTAAGATGG GTTTCCCAGTTGTAACAGTTCAACGCGATTATAACAGTCAGAACGTTACAATAACGCAG AAACGATTTTTGGTTCGCAAATCTAATTCTACCACCGCCGATCCAACCGTCTACCTTTGGTGGACACCTTTAACTTACACGACAGACTTCCGGACGATTGGATCTACCTGGTTGGCAGAAAACCAAACATCAAAGAATCTCACATTAGAAATTGAAATAAGAAACGATGAATGGGTCATCTTTAATGTCAATGAAACAG GATATTACCGCGTCAATTACGACGCCCGCAATTGGCAATTGATTGCCAAACAATTGATGACGAACCACACAGCCATTTCGGTCATTAATCGAGCGCAAATCATGAATGATGCCCTCAACTTGGCAAGGGCAGGTTTGCTCAATTACGAGATACCCCTCAATTTAACAAAGTACTTGGAACGGGAAGACGAATTTCTACCGTGGGAAGCCACGTTAACAGCGCTCTCTTACCTGGATTCAATGATGCAGCGAACACCTGGCTACGGCCTCCTCAAA AATTACGTCTTGAAGATTCTGTCACCACTTTATGAATCTTTGGGATTCATAAACAGAAGCAGCGATTCCCACTTGACAGGCAAACTACGTCGCAAAGTTGTAGATTCCTGTTGCTCCATGGGCCATAAGGATTGCATCACAAAAGCCACAGATTCCTATCATCAATGGATGTCTGATCCTCAAAATACTAC GATCGTTCCTGCCATGCTGAAACGAGTCGTCGTCTGCACGGCCATACGTCACGGTGGTGAGATGGAATGGGATTTTGCGTTCAAACGTTTCCGTGACAGTAACGTGGCAAGTGAAAAAGCTACTCTTCTTTCCTCGCTGAGTTGCACCCAGGAATCCTGGATTATTGCCAG AATGCTAGAAATGTGCTTGAGTCCCACTACTGGATTTCGGACGCAAGACGCACTCGACGTAATCAAAACGTTGGCGGGCAATCCCATCGGTCGATTCTTGACATTCAATTTCATGCGTGAAAAATGGCTAGAAATGACGAAAAT TTTCAGTTCAATCCATAATTTGGCTCACGTTTTCGAATCCGTGACGAAGGCGTTCAACACCGACATGGAATTAAAAGAG CTGTCAGACTTTGTTGGAAGGAACAAGGAACTTTTGGTGAGCGCGATGACACGTTCTACTCAGCAATCGATCGACAGAGTTAGAAGCAACTTGAGCTGGATGAAACAAAACTATCGGCATGTCGTCAATTGGCTCCAAAAAGCCAACACGGATGCCACCTTTCAACGTAGTACCTGA
- the LOC130698425 gene encoding aminopeptidase Ey-like produces MKTTNGGYVVSKCRALLLLIAFIGSLIAVGLLVYFLADRPAAGSVTNGVSTASPSTSSKAEVISNKNVRLPRAVLPIRYDVRLFPILEKGNFSILGHVSIDVHCKMETDRIVLHSADIVVDPKSVKVMEHGKTMKSLMVASDGIHYDTEMEFLVIRLCPKHKDKLVKGANYTLSMNFVGNLTDQLRGLYRSTYKEDGVEKYMAVSQMEPTDARRAFPCFDEPNMKAIFSVTLGRHRDMTALSNMPLINTTQMEGMDEFYWDHFAPSVPMSTYLVAFIVANFTQVPADVGNANWKFNIYARPSARNQAQYASEIGPKIQAFFEDYFQIPFPLPKQDMIAIPDFSAGAMENWGLITYRETALLYDEKKSSVGNKERVCEVIAHELAHQWFGNLVTMDWWSDLWLNEGFASYAEYLGSEHVEPGLKWLQQFVTRDLQDVMSLDALESSHPISVVVHHPNEINEIFDRISYGKGATIIRMLAAFLGEKTFRQGLSNYLKSRQYGNAVQDDLWDALTKQAKVNKVPIPTGVKEIMDTWTLKMGFPVVTVTREYDNNTVLINQERFLMQRSNASIQDKTVYLWWVPLTYTADFQTIGSTWLSDGQTSKKHELSIPIDKSQWLIFNVDQMGYYRINYDARNWQLIGQQLMTNHSAISVINRAQILDDAFNLAEAGQLDYMTTLNLTRYLEHESDYVPWDAALSGMGSISSMMSRTSGYGLLKKHFRTIITPLYNKLGFDQKIDEDILMTKLRASVVTWACSMGNKDCISRVVNSYAQWMADPENVDIISPNLKGPVTCAAIREGDEAEWEFALNRYMSSNVASEQAVLLASMSCSEKPWILAKMLEMSLNSTSGIRKQDAARVISQVAYNSLGRYMAFNFIRDKWDELRKVFPTGFSSMSGIIKAVAASFNTDLELKELMQFRDERSASLGGTERAMQQSIDRAKNNLNWMRQNYEKVVDWLQRVY; encoded by the exons ATGAAAACGACGAATGGCGGTTACGTGGTGTCCAAATGCAGGGCGTTGCTCTTGTTGATCGCTTTTATTGGTTCGCTTATTGCCGTCGGTTTGCTGGTCTACTTCCTGGCCGACCGACCTGCGGCCGGCAGCGTTACGAATGGAGTATCAACTGCCTCTCCTTCTACCTCCAGCAAAGCCGAAGTGATTAGCAATAAGAATGTCCGTCTGCCTCGGGCTGTTTTACCTATCCGTTACGATGTCCGACTCTTCCCCATCCTGGAGAAAGgcaatttctccattttggGTCACGTGTCCATCGATGTCCATTGCAAAATGGAAACGGACCGCATCGTTTTGCACAGCGCCGACATCGTCGTCGATCCCAAATCCGTCAAG GTAATGGAACACGGCAAAACAATGAAATCGTTGATGGTTGCTAGCGACGGCATCCATTACGACACTGAAATGGAGTTTCTCGTCATTCGTCTTTGTCCTAAACACAAGGACAAGCTGGTCAAAGGAGCCAACTACACGCTGTCGATGAATTTTGTCGGTAACCTCACCGATCAGCTGCGGGGCTTGTACCGTTCCACTTACAAAGAAGACGGCGTTGAAAA GTACATGGCCGTCTCTCAAATGGAACCGACGGATGCCCGACGAGCTTTCCCCTGTTTCGATGAGCCCAATATGAAGGCAATTTTCTCCGTCACTCTCGGCCGCCATCGTGACATGACGGCCCTTTCCAATATGCCATTGATCAACACGACTCAAAT GGAAGGCATGGATGAATTTTATTGGGACCATTTCGCCCCTTCCGTTCCCATGTCCACTTACCTGGTGGCTTTCATCGTTGCCAATTTCACGCAAGTCCCAGCCGACGTTGGCAACGCTAATTGGAAGTTCAACATTTATGCACGTCCTTCGGCTCGCAATCAAGCTCA GTATGCCAGTGAAATTGGGCCAAAGATCCAAGCGTTCTTCGAGGATTATTTCCAAATTCCATTCCCGTTGCCTAAGCAGGACATGATTGCCATTCCCGATTTTTCTGCAG GCGCTATGGAAAACTGGGGTTTGATTACCTACAG AGAAACTGCATTGCTCTACGATGAGAAGAAATCGTCTGTTGGCAACAAGGAGCGAGTATGCGAGGTTATAGCGCACGAGTTAGCTCATCAATGGTTCGGCAACCTCGTTACCATGGACTG GTGGAGCGATTTATGGTTGAACGAAGGTTTTGCCAGTTACGCTGAATACCTGGGATCCGAGCACGTAGAACCTGGTCTCAAATGGCTCCAACAGTTTGTGACGAGGGATCTCCAGGATGTGATGAGCTTGGACGCACTCGAATCTAGCCATCCGATTAGCGTCGTCGTTCACCATCCCAATGAAATTAACGAAATTTTTGATCGAATCTCTTACGGTAAAGGTGCAACGATTATCCGCATGTTGGCCGCTTTCCTCGGCGAGAAAACCTTCAGGCAAGGACTCAGCAATTACCTGAAATCCCG TCAATACGGGAACGCCGTTCAAGATGATCTTTGGGATGCTCTAACAAAACAGGCCAAAGTTAACAAGGTCCCCATACCCACCGGAGTCAAAGAAATCATGGACACATGGACCTTGAAAATGG GTTTCCCGGTCGTTACAGTGACCCGGGAATATGATAACAACACCGTTCTAATTAACCAG GAACGCTTCTTGATGCAACGATCCAATGCCAGTATCCAGGACAAGACCGTTTACCTTTGGTGGGTCCCTCTTACGTACACGGCCGACTTCCAGACTATCGGATCCACCTGGTTATCTGACGGTCAGACTAGCAAAAAGCATGAACTAAGCATCCCTATCGATAAAAGCCAATGGCTCATCTTTAATGTTGATCAAATGG GATATTATCGCATCAATTACGATGCACGTAACTGGCAATTGATTGGCCAACAGTTGATGACGAATCATTCTGCCATTTCCGTAATTAATCGAGCTCAAATCTTGGACGATGCTTTCAATTTGGCCGAAGCTGGCCAATTGGACTACATGACCACTTTGAATCTAACTCGCTATCTGGAACACGAAAGTGATTACGTTCCTTGGGATGCTGCCCTCTCTGGCATGGGTTCCATCTCGTCTATGATGTCTCGCACTTCGGGTTACGGCCTGTTGAAAAAACATTTCCGAACAATCATCACACCGTTGTACAACAAGTTGGGATTCGATCAGAAGATAGACGAGGATATTCTCATGACCAAGCTGCGTGCCAGTGTCGTCACTTGGGCGTGTTCCATGGGTAACAAGGACTGCATTAGTCGGGTCGTCAACTCCTACGCCCAATGGATGGCTGATCCCGAGAACGTTGA CATCATTTCGCCTAACCTTAAAGGACCTGTCACATGCGCGGCCATCCGCGAAGGAGATGAAGCCGAATGGGAATTTGCCCTGAATCGTTACATGTCAAGTAATGTGGCCAGCGAACAAGCTGTTCTTCTTGCTTCCATGTCCTGCTCTGAAAAGCCTTGGATTTTGGCTAA GATGTTGGAAATGAGTCTCAACTCAACATCTGGAATTCGTAAACAAGACGCAGCTCGAGTTATTAGCCAAGTAGCTTACAATTCACTTGGTCGCTACATGGCTTTCAATTTCATCAGGGACAAGTGGGACGAATTACGTAAAGT ATTCCCTACAGGTTTCAGCTCAATGTCGGGCATCATTAAAGCGGTAGCAGCGTCGTTCAACACCGATCTGGAATTGAAGGAG CTGATGCAGTTTAGAGATGAACGAAGTGCAAGTCTCGGTGGAACGGAACGAGCCATGCAACAGTCGATTGACCGGGCCAAGAACAATCTCAATTGGATGAGACAAAACTATGAAAAAGTGGTGGATTGGCTCCAGCGCGTCTACTAA